A genomic region of Seriola aureovittata isolate HTS-2021-v1 ecotype China chromosome 21, ASM2101889v1, whole genome shotgun sequence contains the following coding sequences:
- the LOC130162556 gene encoding protein FAM171A2 isoform X2 produces the protein MPANCISRLLLFASICAVWEALAKSLPDQGAFEVQIKVQVFDNSDLSPLADAQVEVHGNQTVLASSRAGRDGVLRVSFLYRVGTWVIITASKQDYVTNSVPWHSSRIPLYASVSLYLLVQRPGTLILYDDVLQVLSGSPGARNQPLVQLQRKSLQLPSNSNYTALSAAMTTARSQYEIGGFPFLLGQETNSSGAETGWTDLTALAVVSIQLFDKDGVAIQVSDPIHISVPLPSDTRNRMATSVPAWLYQPKTGLWVRNGTGYIKKDGTQFVWNVVVPQMGYWLAAFPSSSGLGLSHPGLRDITTYHTLFLLSILGSLALLVLILLCVLLYYCRRKCLKPRRQQGKPHTSNLNGAKRDQGTSTSRLNLICGGHVESGPSNDKSDMSPSRDYQSSREDLTKHVPAHMLRHAKAKNASGPQRGESFPMKVTRATETNNLDNPLLHEDYNRSYSPMEGKESEYHRHHNANDNRGYSSDPPSPPRFQGYVPSQSDKPPDYSAAAADSLARPTSLNTQPGQIIFCSSIDQMKENMYRSMVPTLVIPAHYMRLPSEFSGKDGKDQKEQDKDGAQMGGGQQHHHHHSQKQGQQQQQQQQQGGSQGDDSEEPSWASDSSGGPVTIPVLFNDSTMAQMNGELQALTEKKLLELGVKQHPRAWFISLDGRANAHVRHSYIDVGNDLSGGGGGFGGGSSSTPRDINLEPPLEAQERKSAVNRKGKDDRWGTGGRKGHGVSSGGGKSYSKLAYPDHSEPSSSEGRPVSPEENSLTPLLDEGPSSRGSTIPRRGRSRVNSSRSSNSENRRDSMTSPEDDPDDKDENKKSPWQKIEDRPLMVFHPRK, from the exons ATGCCGGCCAACTGCATCTCTCGTTTGCTCCTGTTCGCGTCGATCTGCGCGGTTTGGGAGGCGCTGGCCAAATCTCTTCCAGATCAGGGAGCATTTG AGGTGCAAATAAAAGTCCAGGTGTTTGACAACAGCGACCTGTCGCCACTGGCCGACGCTCAGGTGGAAGTCCACGGGAATCAAACCGTCTTAGCGTCCAGCAGAGCCGGCAGAGATGGCGTCCTGAGGGTCAGCTTCCTGTACCGCGTGGGAACATGGGTCATCATCACAGCCTCCAAACAAGACTATGTCACCAACTCTGTGCCCTGGCACTCCAGCCGCATCCCCT tgtatGCATCAGTCAGCCTGTACCTCCTCGTTCAGAGGCCAGGGACTCTTATTCTGTATGATGATGTCCTGCAGGTGCTGTCTGGGTCACCAG gagCTCGTAACCAGCCGCTGGTGCAGCTCCAAAGGAAGTCCCTCCAGCTGCCCTCCAACTCCAACTACACTGCGCTGTCGGCTGCAATGACCACAGCCAGGAGTCAGTATGAAATCGGCGGTTTCCCGTTTCTCCTGGGCCAAGAGACCAACAGCTCAG GTGCAGAAACAGGTTGGACAGACTTGACAGCTTTGGCCGTGGTCAGCATTCAGCTCTTTGACAAAGATGGTGTCGCAATCCAGGTCTCGGACCCGATCCACATCTCTGTGCCGCTGCCGTCTGACACACGCAACAGGATGGCCACAAGTGTACCTGCTTGGCTGTATCAGCCTAAGACGG GACTGTGGGTTAGGAACGGGACGGGCTACATCAAAAAAGATGGCACACAGTTTGTCTGGAATGTCGTGGTTCCTCAGATGGGATACTGGTTGGCTGccttcccatcatcctcag GATTGGGTTTGTCTCACCCGGGCCTGAGGGACATCACCACCTACCACACCCTGTTCCTGCTCTCCATCCTGGGCTCGTTGGCCCTGCTGGTGCTCATCCTGCTCTGCGTGCTGCTCTACTACTGCAG GCGGAAGTGTTTGAAACCTCGTCGACAACAAGGCAAACCCCACACTTCCAATCTGAACGGAGCGAAGAGAGACCAGGGTACATCTACGTCACGCCTAAACCTGATCTGCGGAGGCCATGTTGAATCTGGTCCTTCTAATGACAAATCTGACATGTCCCCATCTCGAGACTACCAGAGTTCAAGGGAGGACCTAACCAAACATGTCCCGGCTCACATGCTGCGACACGCGAAGGCAAAAAATGCCTCAGGTCCCCAACGAGGGGAAAGCTTCCCCATGAAGGTTACACGTGCCACAGAGACCAACAACTTGGACAACCCTTTGCTGCATGAAGACTACAACCGGAGCTACAGCCCCATGGAGGGCAAAGAGTCTGAATATCACCGACACCATAACGCCAATGACAATCGAGGGTACTCTTCCGATCCCCCGTCTCCGCCTCGCTTCCAAGGCTATGTGCCGAGCCAGTCTGACAAACCTCCAGattattcagcagcagcagctgacagccTTGCCAGACCCACCTCCCTCAACACCCAACCCGGTCAAATCATCTTCTGCAGCTCCATCGACCAGATGAAGGAGAACATGTACAGGAGTATGGTGCCAACCCTGGTCATTCCAGCCCACTACATGCGCCTGCCTTCTGAGTTTTCTGGTAAAGATGGAAAGGACCAGAAGGAGCAAGACAAAGATGGTGCACAGATGGGAGGAGGCCAGcaacatcatcaccaccactcCCAGAAACAAGgccaacagcagcaacagcagcagcagcaaggtgGATCCCAAGGTGACGACTCTGAGGAGCCAAGCTGGGCGTCCGACTCCTCCGGTGGACCTGTGACCATCCCCGTGCTCTTCAACGACTCCACCATGGCTCAGATGAACGGAGAATTACAGGCTCTGACCGAGAAGAAGCTCCTGGAGTTAGGTGTAAAACAACACCCAAGGGCATGGTTCATCTCCCTGGATGGACGAGCTAACGCCCATGTGCGCCACTCTTACATAGATGTTGGGAATGACctcagtggtggtggtggtggatttGGAGGTGGTTCCAGCAGCACTCCGCGAGACATCAACCTTGAACCCCCCCTGGAGGCTCAAGAACGAAAATCAGCAGTGAACCGGAAGGGGAAAGATGACCGCTGGGGAACGGGAGGACGGAAGGGCCATGGTGTCAGCAGCGGCGGTGGGAAGAGTTACTCCAAGCTGGCCTACCCTGACCACAGCGAACCCAGCAGCAGCGAGGGACGCCCTGTCTCACCCGAGGAGAACTCCCTCACCCCTCTTCTGGATGAAGGTCCTTCCTCCCGAGGATCCACTATCCCCAGACGAGGACGCAGTCGTGTGaacagcagccgcagcagcaacAGCGAGAACCGCCGCGACTCCATGACCAGTCCCGAGGATGATCCAGACGACAAAGACGAGAACAAGAAGAGCCCATGGCAGAAGATTGAAGACAGGCCTCTCATGGTCTTCCACCCAAGGAAGTGA
- the LOC130162556 gene encoding protein FAM171A2 isoform X1, translating into MPANCISRLLLFASICAVWEALAKSLPDQGAFEVQIKVQVFDNSDLSPLADAQVEVHGNQTVLASSRAGRDGVLRVSFLYRVGTWVIITASKQDYVTNSVPWHSSRIPLYASVSLYLLVQRPGTLILYDDVLQVLSGSPGARNQPLVQLQRKSLQLPSNSNYTALSAAMTTARSQYEIGGFPFLLGQETNSSGAETGWTDLTALAVVSIQLFDKDGVAIQVSDPIHISVPLPSDTRNRMATSVPAWLYQPKTGLWVRNGTGYIKKDGTQFVWNVVVPQMGYWLAAFPSSSGLGLSHPGLRDITTYHTLFLLSILGSLALLVLILLCVLLYYCRCGERRRRRKCLKPRRQQGKPHTSNLNGAKRDQGTSTSRLNLICGGHVESGPSNDKSDMSPSRDYQSSREDLTKHVPAHMLRHAKAKNASGPQRGESFPMKVTRATETNNLDNPLLHEDYNRSYSPMEGKESEYHRHHNANDNRGYSSDPPSPPRFQGYVPSQSDKPPDYSAAAADSLARPTSLNTQPGQIIFCSSIDQMKENMYRSMVPTLVIPAHYMRLPSEFSGKDGKDQKEQDKDGAQMGGGQQHHHHHSQKQGQQQQQQQQQGGSQGDDSEEPSWASDSSGGPVTIPVLFNDSTMAQMNGELQALTEKKLLELGVKQHPRAWFISLDGRANAHVRHSYIDVGNDLSGGGGGFGGGSSSTPRDINLEPPLEAQERKSAVNRKGKDDRWGTGGRKGHGVSSGGGKSYSKLAYPDHSEPSSSEGRPVSPEENSLTPLLDEGPSSRGSTIPRRGRSRVNSSRSSNSENRRDSMTSPEDDPDDKDENKKSPWQKIEDRPLMVFHPRK; encoded by the exons ATGCCGGCCAACTGCATCTCTCGTTTGCTCCTGTTCGCGTCGATCTGCGCGGTTTGGGAGGCGCTGGCCAAATCTCTTCCAGATCAGGGAGCATTTG AGGTGCAAATAAAAGTCCAGGTGTTTGACAACAGCGACCTGTCGCCACTGGCCGACGCTCAGGTGGAAGTCCACGGGAATCAAACCGTCTTAGCGTCCAGCAGAGCCGGCAGAGATGGCGTCCTGAGGGTCAGCTTCCTGTACCGCGTGGGAACATGGGTCATCATCACAGCCTCCAAACAAGACTATGTCACCAACTCTGTGCCCTGGCACTCCAGCCGCATCCCCT tgtatGCATCAGTCAGCCTGTACCTCCTCGTTCAGAGGCCAGGGACTCTTATTCTGTATGATGATGTCCTGCAGGTGCTGTCTGGGTCACCAG gagCTCGTAACCAGCCGCTGGTGCAGCTCCAAAGGAAGTCCCTCCAGCTGCCCTCCAACTCCAACTACACTGCGCTGTCGGCTGCAATGACCACAGCCAGGAGTCAGTATGAAATCGGCGGTTTCCCGTTTCTCCTGGGCCAAGAGACCAACAGCTCAG GTGCAGAAACAGGTTGGACAGACTTGACAGCTTTGGCCGTGGTCAGCATTCAGCTCTTTGACAAAGATGGTGTCGCAATCCAGGTCTCGGACCCGATCCACATCTCTGTGCCGCTGCCGTCTGACACACGCAACAGGATGGCCACAAGTGTACCTGCTTGGCTGTATCAGCCTAAGACGG GACTGTGGGTTAGGAACGGGACGGGCTACATCAAAAAAGATGGCACACAGTTTGTCTGGAATGTCGTGGTTCCTCAGATGGGATACTGGTTGGCTGccttcccatcatcctcag GATTGGGTTTGTCTCACCCGGGCCTGAGGGACATCACCACCTACCACACCCTGTTCCTGCTCTCCATCCTGGGCTCGTTGGCCCTGCTGGTGCTCATCCTGCTCTGCGTGCTGCTCTACTACTGCAGGTGTGGGGAGCGTAGGCGCAG GCGGAAGTGTTTGAAACCTCGTCGACAACAAGGCAAACCCCACACTTCCAATCTGAACGGAGCGAAGAGAGACCAGGGTACATCTACGTCACGCCTAAACCTGATCTGCGGAGGCCATGTTGAATCTGGTCCTTCTAATGACAAATCTGACATGTCCCCATCTCGAGACTACCAGAGTTCAAGGGAGGACCTAACCAAACATGTCCCGGCTCACATGCTGCGACACGCGAAGGCAAAAAATGCCTCAGGTCCCCAACGAGGGGAAAGCTTCCCCATGAAGGTTACACGTGCCACAGAGACCAACAACTTGGACAACCCTTTGCTGCATGAAGACTACAACCGGAGCTACAGCCCCATGGAGGGCAAAGAGTCTGAATATCACCGACACCATAACGCCAATGACAATCGAGGGTACTCTTCCGATCCCCCGTCTCCGCCTCGCTTCCAAGGCTATGTGCCGAGCCAGTCTGACAAACCTCCAGattattcagcagcagcagctgacagccTTGCCAGACCCACCTCCCTCAACACCCAACCCGGTCAAATCATCTTCTGCAGCTCCATCGACCAGATGAAGGAGAACATGTACAGGAGTATGGTGCCAACCCTGGTCATTCCAGCCCACTACATGCGCCTGCCTTCTGAGTTTTCTGGTAAAGATGGAAAGGACCAGAAGGAGCAAGACAAAGATGGTGCACAGATGGGAGGAGGCCAGcaacatcatcaccaccactcCCAGAAACAAGgccaacagcagcaacagcagcagcagcaaggtgGATCCCAAGGTGACGACTCTGAGGAGCCAAGCTGGGCGTCCGACTCCTCCGGTGGACCTGTGACCATCCCCGTGCTCTTCAACGACTCCACCATGGCTCAGATGAACGGAGAATTACAGGCTCTGACCGAGAAGAAGCTCCTGGAGTTAGGTGTAAAACAACACCCAAGGGCATGGTTCATCTCCCTGGATGGACGAGCTAACGCCCATGTGCGCCACTCTTACATAGATGTTGGGAATGACctcagtggtggtggtggtggatttGGAGGTGGTTCCAGCAGCACTCCGCGAGACATCAACCTTGAACCCCCCCTGGAGGCTCAAGAACGAAAATCAGCAGTGAACCGGAAGGGGAAAGATGACCGCTGGGGAACGGGAGGACGGAAGGGCCATGGTGTCAGCAGCGGCGGTGGGAAGAGTTACTCCAAGCTGGCCTACCCTGACCACAGCGAACCCAGCAGCAGCGAGGGACGCCCTGTCTCACCCGAGGAGAACTCCCTCACCCCTCTTCTGGATGAAGGTCCTTCCTCCCGAGGATCCACTATCCCCAGACGAGGACGCAGTCGTGTGaacagcagccgcagcagcaacAGCGAGAACCGCCGCGACTCCATGACCAGTCCCGAGGATGATCCAGACGACAAAGACGAGAACAAGAAGAGCCCATGGCAGAAGATTGAAGACAGGCCTCTCATGGTCTTCCACCCAAGGAAGTGA